The nucleotide window CATGTATCCCtgaaaaaattgttaaaaaaaattcccaagGAGTGGGTTCCCTGAACAATGTCTGTAATGGGACGCACAAAGTCAATAAACCTTAACTGTCGAGGAGAAAGATTTTTATGATCATTGTAGGAAATTTGACAAAGTTAAAAAGTAAATGCATGTAATAAACTAAACATCCACTGAGTGAATTGAGATGTATGATTCTGCAAGCAAAACCAACAGCGAACTGGCTGACAACAAACGCTGTGCTGATTGTGGCACCAGTGCCAACATTCTTCTACCTCCAAACATCCCCTCAGTGACTATGGGTAAACAGACGCTGGAGTATTGAAGCTGTATATCTATTAAAAAAGTGCATTCACCCCCTAATCCACCCAAATAAACTTAGCATGATACAACCACCTTACCATGCAGTTACAACTCTAAGTCACTTGAATGTCTCAACAGGTTTTACAGCTCTGGACACTGAAATATTTCcccattttttgttttgagaaTCATCTCAAATAGGATGAAGAGCATTTATAAATATCAGTTTTGAAAGGCAGGTTATTTTCCACTGAGCGTTTACATTTAGGTCATTAAGTGTGAAGGTTGGTCTCCTTTATGACTTTTAGCAAACTGCAAATTGGACCTCTGGTGGCTTTCTACTTGCCACTCTTCCCAAAAGGCCAGATATGTGAACAACTAATTAAAACGGCCCTGACAACAAAATCTCCCACCTGccctcctctgcagctcctgcagagcCACCACTGAGCTACTGGCTGCTTCAGATTGATGCTCAGCGTAGGTGAACAGCCTGTCGTGAAACGCTTTTGCTTCCACTTGACGACACTGGACCATTTTGTTATTCAAttacaaacaaatcaataaaatacattcacgTTTGTGAATATCAAAGTTAGAAATATGGTAAAGTAAAAGTTACTTTTTCAAGTTCTGTACACACaaagtgctgctttaaagccaCTATAAGCTAACCAATACAATGGTGGGGACTGAAGcctgtaaattatttttttatcttaaaaagttgattttacaAAAAGGTGGTTGAGCATTCTCATTGTGCATCAAATAAGGCACCCTTTGAGATTTTGTCTGCCATGATCAAGCAAGAATAGGCCCACATGTTAAATCAGTTTACCTCTTTATAATTCTGTAATATGTGCAAAGTACCCCGACCATAGAAAGCACCATATAATCACAACTTTCAAAACCAACTTTAATGTGGATGAGGAAACATGTACAGAATACACAAAGCATACAAAGAGTCGAGTCTCTAAAATGAAGTCAGAAGTGTACAAAGAAACATGTCCCGACACACAGGAGTCTCCTCCAGTCTACTCTCTCGCAATGTgtaatccattttatttatgcGTTTATTTTGATAACTACAACAAAACTCCTGTGCAAAAtgtggttgtgtttttcctGAAAGGCAACGACAAGCAAACGAGTAGCTAAATAGATGGGAAGATGCAGCCGAGCTGATTTCTATCTGACGAGGGTGATCCATGGCTCCTCAGtcttgggtttaaaaaaaaaaaagaaaaaaaaaaaagaaaaaaaaaagtttctgaacAAGAAAACATTCTGGAGGGAAAGCAGCATAAACAGCTGCAGACTAATGCAGTGAGGAAGAGCAATGCTTCTCAGAGTTACTGTTGtagatgctgtgggtgtttGCTTGTAATAgctcaagattttttttcccccccttcagtcaaaaaaattaaaatattaccgTGTGGTTGTTACTGGGTccttcattttaagaaacaacCCCAGCATCTTCTGCCATGTATAgaaattatatatacacacacacttcctGGATCTCCTaatttttccatcttctttcattcatgtcctcaaaaaaaaaaaaaaaaacacctgactGTATGATGCTATATAGGGGCAGAAAATGTATTCTTCTTTAAGGTGAATGAGAGGAACAAGCTGCAGAGGATTCCAAGACGATACGATCCACTCCAGTTTTCGTTTGCCTTCAGGTCGGAATGTGGCGAGAGGAGGAGGCTTCTAAGAGAAAAGAAGAATCCTTGGTGCCGTTTAGATGAGGAGGTTCCCATTTTTCCCGGAGCAACTGTGTAATTAGCCAATAATTAAACTAATTACGTTGACGCTAATAAGACTCAAATTACAGAGACCGTGGAGCAGTTACTTTAAAACTGTTGtgcaaagacttttttttttttttttttttagaagacaGAGATGAGTGCAAAGACCCCATATAGCAAAGCACAGGGGTAAGCCACCAAGAACTGCTGCCCATCCATGGCCAACGCCGAGATGAAGATCTTTGAGGCAGAGAAACTGCACCAGCCGATAATTGTTGCTGTTAGTATAATCCCAATCATGCCCCTGGAGAGAGCAAGACATCAGCAGGTTAGAGTCAGCGGTTTTACctttgtttgtgaaaaaaagagacattcaGTAACCTGAAAAGTAACAGTTTTACTTTTAACGGAAAGCGGTGACCACCACTAAGTTAGGTTTAGTCTAATGCAGCTTTCTGATTCAGGTGACCTGCTCTATCGACAAATCCCCATCCTCACATTTGTGTTGGGGAacaaaaattcaacaaaaaaaaaaaaaaaaaaacaatcagacaGCTGGGAGCGCGTACTTACTGTAACGAGAAGAGAACGCCACAGCTGGAGAGGATGATCATAGGAAGGAGGCAGTATCCCAACACGCTGGCCACGCAGCCGAAGGACACGCCCGTCATACTCATGAGGTTGAGGAGGCAGTACATGGCGAGGCAACCGATCGCACTGATGCCGTACACGTAGCCAAACTGAATCTTGCCTGACTGTAATTGGAAAAAAACGAAAGGTGTCAAACAGACGCAGAACATGGATTTATTGACTGAAACCTACTCAACATTGGAAGACCGAGGAGCCTAATTAAGTTCATTACTTACCAGGAGAAGAGTCGCCCCAAAGGCCAAACAAAAGACCATCGGACCGGCCATGTCTGTCTCATTCATGATGCTCCCATCTGCTACTTTCAATGGATGGAGAACTGTGAGGGTCTTCTGCCAGATATGGTCAAAATTGATCCCTAAttctataaacaaaaaaaaaacaaaaaaagatgtcttagtcaaatgtaaacatttagtgccaaaaaagacagaaaatgaaatgCTGTACCAAATAAAACTGGGAGGGGATTACTTTAATTAGCGTCTGTGGAACCTTATGTTGTGCAGATATTGTTTGTCTCAATTTGGAACTcggtttattattaaaaaattttttcctctcttttcaaACATAACCTAAGGTGCATTTAATTTCATCATTTCAATAAAGAAATGTGACTTTGGTTGGTCAGTATTTTACTAATTCTAAATAATTTACTGTGGCCCGCTAGGCAGTCAATTTAAGCCATGCCGATATTCAGTGATGCAGCAGCTAAAAAGGAGTAGCTGAGACGGGTCACTCAGGATGCTAAAACCTAATCTAAACTCAGTTTTAACTTTTAATACAAACACAGCCAACATTAAAATCCGCTACTAAAACAACTACCAGTTAAGAGAGGTCAGGGATCATGGAGaaagtttatttaaactgtCGCAATTTTACAGCTTCAGAACAAAACtaaatttcttattttaaggAAACTCAAATTAGTTTTTCTTGGAGAAGAACACGCATGAGATGTTGCGTTACTTCCAGTAGAAAAGATGACACAAATTACCTTGATTGGATGGAAATGTAATTGGATTGAATCAAAAATGATCAGAATGTCGTTTATATGGGTACAAAGTCAGTCAATCTGATGATGTGTTTACATGCACCAGGCTCTTTTTGAGAATACAAGCACTCTGAAATGTGCAGCATTGTCGTTTTTTTCCTAAAAatccacagaagaagaagttgtACTTCCCATCtctgttgaaaaaagaaaataaacaaatgaggAAGCGCGTTCGTTCCGTGTTTTCTGAGCACTCAGAACGCACCCATGCCAGGTTCTAACAACGGTTGAGATGTTACTGTACTTCCTAATCAAGCTACTGATCTCCCTGCATTGCAAGTTGAGAATGTGGGAGGAAATTAACATGTTGCTTCCCCGATACGGGCACACATGTGCAGCCAGGGCGGTTTGCCCCAACCCGACTGACCACATCGGAACAACGGTTTAGATGGACACTGTTCAGATAAAcgatcggcataaaccacccgcCTTATTTGAATACAATTTAGATTGCTGTGTTTACATGGTGCATTTTTATTGCAAaggccctttattccgattacttatGTCAATGTTAACATAACTGCTGTTGGACAAATGAGAGCAAAAGTTTAGTCACACAATTAAATGGCAAATTCATTCACATGGTAACAAAAATGtaatctaaaatgtttaaataaaataatttccaatTTGGAAACAGCAGCAAGACACAATATCAGTGGTCGCGCCGCCGCATTTCAGCGTTAACGGCCCGTTACGCTCTCAGTTGTCAGtgttacgctgaaattagaccagaTGTCAGCCAATGAGCCATTAGTTAGACCGTTACCCTGATTGGCTGACATCTGGGCTCCCTTTACGCAGGGTTTgcccatagatatccataataaagcctttattatggatatctatggggTTGCCCCCCCCCACCGACCCCATTTACCTCTGCCCAAATTGTCGTACTTCTTCCAACAGCCAATAGTAAGCATGTGTCCGTCTTTAAAGACAAGAACCACAAAAGCGTTTGTTCGGAGGGACCTTCCCAGGCAGGCGGACAAGAAAAGCGAAACTGCTGAACGGCGCTACATGCTCACTAGCGATACAACACAGGGGTGATGTCGATCAGCTTCGGCCTTCGAGCTGCGCCACGCAACGCTCTCCTGCGTGAACGCACACCGCAACAGCGAtgataaacaatattttttgtccGAAATAACAAAAGGCCAGCATTTCCAACGCTTGCATACATTCATTTGGGTTTCGAATTGAATCGGTGCTTCTGTTCCAAGCTTTCAAatggatgaaaagaaaaagatatttATTATATAGTTTTCTATTCCGCTTCGGTCCCGTTGTGGCTCACTTACCTTCTAACAGCGGCGGCTCGTCGTCAAAGCTGTTACTGTACATGGACTGTGATGCGGATGGGGTGTAGGTCTGGTGGGCTGGAAGATTTGTCCTGCGTATGGCTGCTGGGGTTGCATNNNNNNNNNNNNNNNNNNNNNNNNNNNNNNNNNNNNNNNNNNNNNNNNNNNNNNNNNNNNNNNNNNNNNNNNNNNNNNNNNNNNNNNNNNNNNNNNNNNNNNNNNNNNNNNNNNNNNNNNNNNNNNNNNNNNNNNNNNNNNNNNNNNNNNNNNNNNNNNNNNNNNNNNNNNNNNNNNNNNNNNNNNNNNNNNNNNNNNNNNNNNNNNNNNNNNNNNNNNNNNNNNNNNNNNNNNNNNNNNNNNNNNNNNNNNNNNNNNNNNNNNNNNNNNNNNNNNNNNNNNNNNNNNNNNNNNNNNNNNNNNNNNNNNNNNNNNNNNNNNNNNNNNNNNNNNNNNNNNNNNNNNNNNNNNNNNNNNNNNNNNNNNNNNNNNNNNNNNNNNNNNNNNNNNNNNNNNNNNNNNNNNNNNNNNNNNNNNNNNNNNNNNNNNNNNNNNNNNNNNNNNNNNNNNNNNNNNNNNNNNNNNNNNNNNNNNNNNNNNNNNNNNNNNNNNNNNNNNNNGAAGCTTGTCAGAGTTGATAGGAAACATACAGCCAGATCTGCAATAGAATAATATAGATTAAAGTATAGTCCTATTCTAGAGCTgccccagtcaaagtccagacctcaatctaATAAAGAGCGTGGCAAGTGTGACATTTTATTCTCTACcttgtttaattaaaacatgaattattattatttttaaaataaatattaaaccaGTAATATTTAGTGATGTAGTGATCTGTGTCCAAGTCCAAGAGCATGCAACGATGCACATAGAAATGCAATGCTTGAAGAGGAGTGCTTGAAGCACACATCACCTTCGCACCCACCCATGGATACATATTCACTGATGCACGCGCTCATGAACATATCACTCAGCGTCTCTCAGCCAGACTGCAATGTTTGCATTAGTTCATTGAGTTCTGAATCCACTGTTAGATGAGTCCACAGTGCAATGAGGGCTGACAATTAGCCTAATGAAGTGCCGGAGAAAATCACACTCAGTGCTGTGTTAACAGTTACTCAGTGAATATTCATGCGTTGTCGCTTTTGCAGATGTACTAAAAGGTGCACACCGTTGCTGAATACCAATCATTATATTTCAGCCCGCGTCGCTTGTCTCAGCAAAGGCAACATCCTCATCAGCATCAttgctgcaagttttttttttttttttttttttttttgctttgtgttgttTGGGTGGATCTAGAGCCCAATAGACAGTGTCCTGTGTAggataaaacttttaaataggTTGTGTTTTGAAACCAAATGTTGTTCAAATCAAACTGTTTTCAATAATATTATGTAAGAAAACTATTATAAAGggataattaattattaataaagaTGTTACTTATAAACAATGTATACATTATAAGGGAGTTTTAGcaggttttttatttattaatgcaGACTCACTATTTGGCAAGGTTCTCATCGCCACCTTCGGACAATGCACAATAACTACTTACTAATGGCTTATAAATTGTTTACAGCTTCATTCATTTctgattttttctttctttcacaatTTACAGGCCTTTCATGTGAATATTTATAATTAAGTAGTACCTTTCCAGTATTGGATTtcagctgctttgttttgaaCTCGGTTCATTATGCTTCAGCAGATTACAGGTTTGGATGCTCAGTAGAAATTGTGTGTACCATCACCCATATTTCACCCAGTTTCTTTTTATGCCTTTTACaacttactttttttcttttatggagcattttttttttcattggatGCAGAAACAAACTGTGCTTACTCCCTTCAGAAGTAATGCAGTTActaaaatcaatatatatatatagtttatcATCGGTGTAAATACTACTACCATGAACATCTCGTTTCACAACATAGTCTTGGCAGTATTATGCTGAGAGgaagcttttctttagcagagactgtgttttttccccccttgtttttacaaaaagtcTGCCCAAACATCTTTCGAACAGGTTGTGTGAACAAGACCTAAAATTGGGTtagatttgacaaaaaaaaaaaaggttgcttgtCTCAGAAGAAATCTCACTCTGTCCCAAATACCACTCATCTTCTTTTTAGAACaagattcaatttatttatgcaGCTTTAATGGAGCCGTCTTTTAGACTTGATAGATACTACATGCAACATTGTAATATTGTAATATTGTTATATTGGATTTACAGCTTTTGAATCTGCAGGTCAAATTCCTGACCGAcaagttattttgttttccacaAATTACAGTACAATTCAAATACTGTTTTACTGAGGTGCTTTCTCCCTTTTCAGTATATTTACCTCACTTTTAGAAATGTCCCTCTTTCATCGTGAGCTGCTGTCCACTAGTCTGACAGGCCAGCTCTCCGAGGGCGGGACAGACTGTGAGTCAGGCCGAACAGATGGAAGTCAGATTATCCTCCATTAGATGACATAATGCTATGGTGGTCCTCTTTTACCGGATCCAAACAAAACAGCCTGTTGGTCCTAAATCAGGAAGCAGGTCGTGCAGATGTAATGCAACAACAGTAGCAGCATACCTATCAATATTAGGCATTTACTcctcaaaacattatttttaaagccGCTGTCTGGCATCTGACACAAAATCTTTATTTCCACTGAAAATAACTAACTCAATCATAATTGTCTGATTTGAACAAATTAGGTTAATAATGTGGTCTTTTGTTCTGACAAGggtgtttgcaaaaaaaaaaaaaaagaaaagaagtttgAGAACTCTCTCTCATTAATACACaagaggcttttaaaaaagctgaCCACAGTAGTAAATTTCAAGAAACCCAGAAAAAAgagcaaataacaaaaaaatgagCAACTTCAACCATGTAATTACCACAGCGGTTGGGTTTGGCTTGGCTTTCCCATGCAAGCTAAACTGGTCTATAGTGGGCTGTAAATTTCTTCATTGTGACTCAATGCAAAACGAAGTCAAGATTCAGTCATTGCTCAAGGGAAAATATCAGTCTGTTGCcaataaatacagtaaaaactaaaaccatATTCTGAAATCCAGCTAAACGCTGACACCAAGTGGCTGCTTTGTGTAAACGAAACCTCTAATGAAAACAGTTCCCATCTTTTCTTCCGTTCCGCATGAAACCTAAAATGTATATTAATTTGGGTGTGTTAGCGAtgaaacaacaataaagaaataaaaatgtgtggcTCCAACAGGGTGTTGTAGTCTATCTCAGTAAGGAGCATACATGTGAAATCTCACTAAATTTGCTTCAGGAAGGCCAAGTGCTTCCCGAAGTGCTCtactttgtattaaaaaaacagcagttttaaaactttttggtATCTGAACTAAATACCTGAACCGCCAGTCCATTTTTAAACCTTCATCTTAGAAGGCCTGCAAATGGGGAATTGCTGTCTTGATTTTGAACGAGTGTGTTTTTGATCACGGTAATTCTTTgctgataatttaaaaaacataaagaattTGACAGGAAGTCAAGTTGTGGATTGGTAactgaaatatgttttaaaagtattaaCAAATTTATACAACAATAACATTCTTTAGGATTATCAGTAATTAGGAATTTACATGTATCCCtgaaaaaattgttaaaaaaaattcccaagGAGTGGGTTCCCTGAACAATGTCTGTAATGGGACGCACAAAGTCAATAAACCTTAACTGTCGAGGAGAAAGATTTTTATGACCATTGTAGGAAATTTGACAAAGTTAAAAAGTAAATGCATGTAATAAACTAAACATCCACTGAGTGAATTCGAGATGTATGATTCTGCAAGCAAAACCAACAGCGAATTGGCTGACAACAAACGCTGTGCTGATTGTGGCACCAGTGCCAACATTCTTCTACCTCCAAACATCCCCTCAGTGACTATGGGTAAACAGATGCCGGAGTATTGAAGCTGTATATCTATTAAAAAAGTGCATTCACCCCCTAATCCACCCAAATAAACTTAGCATGATACAACCACCTTACCATGCAGTTACAACTCTAAGTCATTTGAATGTCCCGACAGGTTTTACTGCTCTGAACACTGAAATATTTGcccattttttgttttgagaaTCATCTCAAATAGGATGAAGAGCATTTATAAATATCAGTTTTGAAAGGCAGGTTATTTTCCACTGAGCGTTTACATTTAGGTCATTAAATGTGAAGGTTGGTCTCCTTTATGACTTTTAGCAAACTGCAAATTGGACCTCTGGTAGCTTTCTGCTTGCCACTCTTCCCAAAAGGCCGGATATGTGAACAACTAATTAAAACGGCCCTGACAACAAAATCTCCCACCTGCcctcctctgcagcttctgcagaGCCACCACTGAGCTACTGGCTGCTTCAGATCGATGCTCAGCGTAGGTGAACAGCTTGTCGTGAAACGCTTTTGCTTCCACTTGACGACACTGGACCATTTTGTTATTCAAttacaaacaaatcaataaaatacattcacgTTTGTGAATATCAAAGTTAGAAATATGGTAAAGTAAAAGTTACTTTTTCAAGTTCTGTACACACaaagtgctgctttaaagccaCTATAAGCTAACCAATACAATGGTGGGGACTGAAGcctgtaaattattatttttttatcttaaaaagttgattttacaAAAAGGTGGTTGAGCATTCTCATTGTGCATCAAATAATGCACCCTTTGAGCTTTTGTCTGTCATGATCACGCAGGAATAGGCCCACATCTTAAATCAGTTTACCCCCTCATAATTCTGTAATATGTGCAAAGTACCCCGACCATAGAAAGCACCATATAATCACAACTTTCAAAACCAACTTTAATGTGGATGAGGAAACATGTACAGAATACACA belongs to Fundulus heteroclitus isolate FHET01 chromosome 11, MU-UCD_Fhet_4.1, whole genome shotgun sequence and includes:
- the LOC118564525 gene encoding LOW QUALITY PROTEIN: protein YIPF5-like (The sequence of the model RefSeq protein was modified relative to this genomic sequence to represent the inferred CDS: inserted 1 base in 1 codon), which produces MQPQQPYAGQIFQPTXTYTPSASQSMYSNSFDDEPPLLEELGINFDHIWQKTLTVLHPLKVADGSIMNETDMAGPMVFCLAFGATLLLSGKIQFGYVYGISAIGCLAMYCLLNLMSMTGVSFGCVASVLGYCLLPMIILSSCGVLFSLQGMIGIILTATIIGWCSFSASKIFISALAMDGQQFLVAYPCALLYGVFALISVF